In Flammeovirgaceae bacterium 311, one DNA window encodes the following:
- a CDS encoding nitrate reductase (COG0243 Anaerobic dehydrogenases, typically selenocysteine-containing) has product MNQEETDYIEGLSRREFLRLASLGSGMVFLGGCGDIRELWQRQPVIAVDTWHKGVCRFCGTGCGMQIGVHQGKVVDVRGDKLAHNRGRLCIKGVMNRDILYAPDRALYPMIRNGGKLVRASWEDAMSLVADRFKEAIATNGSDSVGYFGSGQLFTEESYTASKLFKAGLRTNNVDGNPRLCMASAAFGYTGMFNIDEPMGCYDDMDHANCFFIAGSNTAECHPILWERILDRKRSRPSTFIIVVDPRRTRTAREADMHLQIMPGTDVALYNAIMYETVRRGAADEEMIAKFIKFRQGTEDRDYEAFKAHLANYAPEKVAALCGISTEAIREAAYRFISSGASMSIWTMGLNQQVQGTAANQLLISMHLLTGHIGRPGATPFSLTGQPNAGGGVRDAGALAHTLPASRKIVNPEHRRQMEIHWNVPEGTIKPTPGYNAVDMFKAMESGDLKCALIMATNPGQSMPNTNRYRAAMEKTFLVVADAFYPTNTTPFADVVLPAAMWAEKGGVCSNSERRYHYVPKLVDAPGEARSDLAILIDFADRMGVGHVLPARTPEEVWNEWRLISEDSPYNFKGITYERLSQERGFTWPCPTEDHPGTCRRYVPGEDPLATGTERLDFYGWPDRRAIIFFHDQLAPPEELSEEYPFILTTGRVLEHWHTDTITGRLEELQRVPVDFVEVHPADAARLNLQQDMHVMVRSKRGGDVFRVRITENVREGLIFSTFHSIKRIINHATTEAYDPQSKQPAYKYCAVTLEPVQV; this is encoded by the coding sequence ATGAATCAGGAGGAAACAGATTATATAGAAGGTTTAAGCAGAAGGGAATTTTTAAGACTTGCCAGCCTGGGCTCTGGTATGGTGTTCTTGGGGGGCTGCGGCGACATTCGGGAACTATGGCAGCGGCAGCCGGTAATTGCCGTAGATACATGGCATAAAGGAGTGTGCAGGTTTTGTGGCACCGGTTGCGGTATGCAAATTGGGGTGCATCAGGGTAAGGTAGTGGATGTAAGAGGCGATAAGTTAGCCCACAACCGTGGCAGACTGTGCATTAAAGGTGTGATGAACAGAGATATTCTCTACGCTCCTGACAGAGCATTGTATCCCATGATCCGGAATGGAGGCAAGCTGGTGAGGGCCAGCTGGGAGGATGCCATGTCGCTGGTAGCAGATCGATTCAAGGAAGCCATTGCCACCAACGGCAGCGATAGTGTTGGCTATTTTGGCAGTGGCCAGTTATTTACAGAAGAAAGTTATACGGCCAGCAAGCTTTTTAAGGCAGGACTGCGCACGAATAATGTAGATGGTAATCCACGCCTGTGCATGGCCTCTGCCGCTTTTGGCTATACCGGCATGTTTAATATAGATGAACCCATGGGGTGCTATGATGACATGGATCATGCTAATTGCTTTTTTATTGCCGGCTCAAATACCGCAGAGTGTCACCCCATTCTGTGGGAAAGAATACTGGACAGGAAAAGAAGCCGTCCCAGCACATTTATTATCGTTGTAGACCCCAGGCGCACACGTACCGCCCGTGAAGCCGATATGCACCTGCAGATCATGCCTGGTACAGATGTGGCACTGTATAATGCCATTATGTACGAAACTGTTCGCAGGGGTGCAGCAGATGAAGAAATGATTGCAAAGTTCATTAAATTCAGGCAGGGCACAGAAGACAGAGATTACGAAGCCTTCAAGGCACACCTGGCAAATTACGCACCAGAAAAAGTTGCTGCATTATGCGGTATTTCTACTGAAGCTATCCGAGAAGCAGCTTATCGTTTTATATCATCAGGGGCGAGCATGTCTATCTGGACGATGGGCCTTAACCAGCAGGTGCAGGGAACAGCGGCAAACCAGCTACTGATCAGCATGCACCTGTTAACCGGCCATATCGGCAGGCCGGGAGCAACACCTTTTTCCCTTACTGGACAACCTAATGCCGGTGGTGGTGTACGCGACGCAGGCGCACTGGCACATACCCTGCCTGCAAGCCGGAAAATAGTAAATCCCGAACACAGGCGCCAGATGGAAATTCACTGGAATGTGCCCGAAGGAACCATCAAACCAACTCCTGGCTATAATGCAGTAGATATGTTCAAGGCCATGGAATCAGGAGATCTGAAGTGTGCCCTGATCATGGCTACCAATCCGGGGCAGTCCATGCCCAATACAAACCGCTACCGGGCAGCCATGGAAAAAACATTTTTGGTTGTGGCAGATGCATTTTACCCCACCAATACAACGCCATTTGCAGATGTGGTGCTACCAGCAGCCATGTGGGCAGAAAAAGGCGGGGTATGCAGCAATTCCGAAAGACGTTACCATTATGTTCCCAAACTGGTGGATGCTCCCGGCGAGGCAAGAAGCGATCTGGCCATCCTGATCGATTTTGCTGATAGAATGGGAGTTGGCCATGTTTTGCCCGCCCGTACACCCGAAGAGGTGTGGAATGAATGGCGCCTGATCTCCGAAGATTCTCCATACAATTTTAAAGGAATTACCTATGAGCGTTTAAGCCAGGAACGGGGTTTTACCTGGCCCTGTCCCACAGAAGATCACCCTGGCACCTGTAGGCGGTATGTACCCGGAGAAGATCCGCTGGCTACAGGAACTGAAAGGCTGGATTTCTACGGCTGGCCAGACCGCAGGGCCATCATCTTTTTCCATGACCAGCTGGCGCCTCCAGAGGAGTTAAGCGAAGAATATCCTTTTATTCTTACCACGGGCAGGGTGCTGGAACACTGGCATACCGATACCATCACCGGGCGTTTGGAGGAACTGCAGAGAGTACCCGTTGATTTTGTGGAGGTACACCCGGCCGATGCAGCCAGGTTGAACCTGCAGCAGGATATGCATGTAATGGTACGCAGCAAACGGGGCGGAGATGTATTCAGGGTTAGAATAACAGAAAATGTACGAGAAGGACTAATTTTTTCAACCTTTCATTCCATTAAAAGAATAATTAACCATGCCACGACAGAAGCTTATGATCCACAATCAAAACAGCCGGCTTATAAATACTGTGCTGTAACGCTAGAACCTGTACAAGTATAA
- a CDS encoding hypothetical protein (COG3005 Nitrate/TMAO reductases, membrane-bound tetraheme cytochrome c subunit), which yields MVNFNKRLIIHSILLVVVTSWSTLPAFAYPENKGVSAADLLRDVGIVATIIALVGLIVVEFFLKKKIGRGSYKWALFLGLFMLPVITFVSSTTTLMHETTTVQSCASCHIMEPFVNDLVNEDSPTLAARHFKNKWIAENQCYHCHTSYGIHGTAEAKRDGFRHWLLYVTETWPEPITFKGSYPNGNCTSCHGGTKQFQQVNSHIALREKLTANEVSCITCHGPAHPTPAERGNPHLPAEDQQQEMVENKKKEDNTAALYQYIKTLDAR from the coding sequence ATGGTTAATTTTAATAAAAGGCTGATTATTCATTCTATATTACTTGTTGTTGTTACGAGCTGGAGTACTTTGCCCGCCTTTGCCTATCCTGAAAACAAGGGGGTATCGGCCGCAGACCTGTTACGTGATGTTGGCATAGTAGCTACCATTATAGCACTGGTAGGACTGATTGTAGTAGAGTTTTTTCTGAAAAAGAAGATAGGAAGGGGTTCTTATAAATGGGCGCTTTTTCTAGGCTTGTTCATGTTGCCGGTGATTACTTTTGTGAGCAGCACAACCACGCTTATGCATGAGACAACAACGGTGCAATCCTGTGCTTCATGTCATATTATGGAACCCTTCGTGAATGATCTTGTCAACGAAGACAGTCCTACCCTGGCAGCGCGCCATTTTAAAAATAAATGGATTGCAGAAAACCAGTGTTACCACTGCCACACCTCGTATGGTATTCATGGTACTGCAGAGGCTAAAAGAGATGGTTTCAGACACTGGCTGTTGTATGTAACCGAAACCTGGCCTGAACCTATTACATTTAAAGGGAGCTATCCAAATGGGAACTGCACCAGCTGTCATGGGGGTACAAAGCAATTTCAGCAGGTAAACAGTCATATAGCCCTGAGGGAAAAGCTTACTGCAAATGAAGTGAGTTGTATTACCTGCCATGGACCGGCTCACCCCACACCAGCAGAGAGAGGCAACCCACATTTACCGGCCGAAGATCAGCAGCAGGAAATGGTAGAAAATAAAAAAAAGGAAGACAACACTGCAGCCTTATATCAGTATATCAAAACGCTGGATGCCAGATGA
- a CDS encoding short-chain dehydrogenase/reductase SDR (COG1028 Dehydrogenases with different specificities (related to short-chain alcohol dehydrogenases)) — translation MGITLKPLNEQVIIITGASSGIGLATARAAAKKGAKLLLAARNKEALSEIEQQLTAEGGIVKYVVADVGKQDEVQKIADAALEHFGGFDTWVNNAGVSIYGRLEEVSDEDHHRLFDTNFWGVVYGSLAAAKHLKYKSGAIINLGSVLSDVAIPIQGMYSATKHAVKGFTNAFRVELEDEGAAVSVTLIKPAAINTPYTQHAKNYTGKAATLPPPVYKPEEVANAILHAAEHPKRDIFVGGGGKAMSTTNRLVPEVMDWVSEKMMIKMQMKDRAPKHQEDGLHQHGEGGKVHGDYDGYVMKTSLFTRASMHPVITGAVVAVAGAAAYAILGGRR, via the coding sequence ATGGGAATTACATTAAAACCCCTGAACGAACAGGTAATAATTATAACCGGAGCCTCCAGTGGCATTGGATTAGCTACTGCACGTGCTGCAGCAAAAAAAGGTGCTAAACTGCTGCTGGCCGCCAGGAATAAAGAAGCACTATCAGAAATTGAACAACAGCTTACTGCCGAGGGTGGCATTGTAAAATATGTAGTAGCCGATGTGGGTAAGCAGGATGAAGTACAGAAGATTGCCGATGCAGCCCTTGAACATTTCGGCGGATTCGACACCTGGGTGAATAATGCCGGTGTGTCAATTTATGGCAGGCTGGAAGAAGTAAGTGATGAAGACCATCACCGTCTGTTCGATACTAACTTCTGGGGGGTGGTATATGGTTCTCTTGCTGCTGCCAAACATCTTAAATATAAAAGTGGTGCTATCATCAACCTGGGTAGTGTGCTCTCAGATGTAGCCATACCCATACAGGGTATGTATTCTGCCACTAAGCATGCTGTAAAAGGCTTTACAAACGCCTTTAGAGTAGAATTGGAAGACGAAGGTGCTGCTGTATCCGTAACACTAATCAAGCCTGCTGCCATCAATACGCCTTATACTCAGCATGCCAAAAACTATACCGGAAAAGCAGCCACGCTGCCACCACCGGTATACAAACCCGAAGAAGTAGCGAACGCTATTTTACATGCGGCGGAACATCCTAAGCGCGACATCTTTGTAGGTGGTGGCGGCAAAGCCATGAGCACCACCAACAGATTAGTGCCTGAGGTAATGGATTGGGTAAGTGAAAAAATGATGATCAAGATGCAGATGAAGGACAGAGCACCTAAGCACCAGGAAGATGGACTGCATCAGCATGGTGAAGGAGGTAAAGTGCATGGCGATTACGATGGCTATGTGATGAAAACAAGCCTCTTTACCCGCGCTTCTATGCATCCTGTTATTACAGGCGCAGTGGTTGCCGTTGCCGGCGCTGCTGCCTATGCAATATTAGGGGGCAGGCGATAA
- a CDS encoding ankyrin (COG0666 FOG: Ankyrin repeat): MNFHSTRQEDLLFDAARRGDTSYLKQLIEEGADVNMQDGRGFTPLILASYEGNLEATKELIGANADVNAQDFGGNSALMGVCFKGYPEVANLLIEHGADVDLQNGNGGTALMFATLFGRNQLVKLMLEKGADKSLRDNRGLTALDLAYQQGNNEALVLLQE; the protein is encoded by the coding sequence ATGAACTTTCATTCAACCAGGCAGGAAGATCTTCTGTTTGATGCAGCCCGCAGGGGCGATACCAGTTACCTTAAACAACTAATAGAAGAAGGGGCAGATGTTAATATGCAGGATGGCAGAGGATTTACTCCTTTAATATTAGCCAGTTATGAAGGTAACCTGGAAGCTACAAAGGAACTGATAGGGGCAAATGCCGATGTTAATGCCCAGGATTTTGGTGGTAATTCTGCCCTGATGGGAGTATGCTTCAAAGGCTACCCGGAGGTAGCAAATCTCTTGATAGAACATGGTGCCGATGTGGACCTTCAGAATGGGAATGGGGGTACTGCATTGATGTTTGCTACCTTATTTGGCAGAAATCAGCTGGTAAAACTAATGCTTGAGAAAGGAGCTGATAAATCACTGCGTGATAACCGTGGCCTTACAGCACTTGACCTGGCATACCAGCAGGGAAATAACGAAGCCTTAGTTCTGCTACAGGAGTAA
- a CDS encoding hypothetical protein (COG3861 Uncharacterized protein conserved in bacteria) has translation MSKSQTVIGIFENKAQAQKAADQLVTDGFDRGTIDLSAHGADIKDDKHHDKTDTFFTNLLGRDTHATNYREAARRGTVVTVHTEEMKNAERAAAILDKFGAINVADQAHAGRTAGAATGTATATGTNTNTTKGATTDKTIPVIEENVQVGKREVETGGVRLQSRIIERPVEETMRLREEHVHVERHPVDRPASKRDIDTFKEGEARVTEHAEVPMVNKEARVVEEVNIGKETTQHTETVRDTERKTDVKVDNIKTDKDRNRTS, from the coding sequence ATGTCTAAGTCACAAACAGTAATAGGAATTTTTGAAAATAAAGCACAAGCACAAAAAGCAGCAGATCAGTTAGTAACTGATGGTTTCGACCGCGGTACTATTGACCTTTCTGCACATGGTGCTGATATAAAAGATGATAAGCATCACGATAAAACAGATACTTTTTTTACAAATCTGTTAGGTAGAGATACCCATGCTACAAACTATAGGGAAGCAGCCCGACGTGGTACAGTAGTTACTGTGCATACAGAGGAAATGAAGAATGCCGAGCGGGCAGCTGCCATTTTAGATAAGTTTGGTGCCATTAATGTAGCCGATCAGGCTCATGCCGGCAGAACAGCAGGTGCCGCTACAGGTACTGCAACAGCAACCGGTACTAATACAAATACTACCAAAGGTGCAACTACAGACAAAACTATTCCAGTAATAGAAGAGAATGTACAGGTAGGTAAGCGCGAAGTTGAAACCGGCGGTGTACGTCTGCAAAGCCGTATTATTGAGCGTCCGGTAGAAGAAACTATGCGTTTACGTGAAGAACACGTACATGTAGAGCGCCATCCGGTAGATCGTCCGGCATCTAAGCGGGATATTGATACCTTCAAAGAAGGTGAAGCCAGGGTAACTGAGCATGCCGAGGTGCCTATGGTAAATAAAGAAGCACGTGTGGTTGAGGAAGTGAATATTGGAAAAGAAACTACTCAGCACACAGAAACAGTGCGCGATACAGAGCGCAAGACAGATGTGAAGGTTGATAATATCAAAACTGATAAAGATAGAAACCGCACTTCTTAA
- a CDS encoding GH3 auxin-responsive promoter-binding protein (COG0365 Acyl-coenzyme A synthetases/AMP-(fatty) acid ligases) has translation MAILGNIIKHALELTEKVVPELSPDENQNEVLPQLLKKAQDTAFGRHYRFDKILEQEDVAAAFAREVPYFDYHQMHEQWWSRQLAGEQNITWPGNPNYYALSSGTTGKQSKRIPVTEDMLKSIRKAGIMQILALTNFDFPAEFFQKEVMMLSSSTDLQDKGTHLEGEISGISARNIPDWFKGYYRPGDEISALNNWDDRVEQIAKNAKDWDVGALSGIPSWNELMLKKIIEYHGLKHIHEIWPNLSVFASGGVAFQPYRKSFEALLGKPITVIDTYLASEGFIAYQSRPNKEMAMRLVINNGIYFEFVPFIDENIDDNGNVVQGAKSFTLEEVEEGVDYALIISTVAGAWRYMIGDTVRFINKEKAEIIISGRTKHFLNVVGSQLSVMKMNDAMKHLEDTFDVSIPEFTVAAVKPEGEYIHHWYLGVNGEVDVNKLTEALDEYLKESNKNYGVARNQALKGVKVDAITPEVFYSWNEREKKKGGQVKMPRVMKEEEFQEWQKFVKTTRT, from the coding sequence ATGGCCATACTGGGAAATATTATTAAGCATGCGCTGGAGTTAACCGAAAAGGTTGTGCCAGAATTAAGTCCTGATGAAAATCAGAATGAAGTATTGCCACAATTACTAAAAAAAGCGCAGGATACTGCTTTTGGCAGGCATTATCGCTTCGATAAGATTTTGGAGCAGGAAGATGTTGCTGCCGCCTTTGCCCGGGAGGTACCATATTTCGATTATCACCAGATGCATGAACAATGGTGGTCGCGACAGCTGGCTGGCGAGCAGAATATCACCTGGCCCGGCAACCCAAACTATTATGCCTTAAGTTCTGGTACTACCGGAAAGCAGAGTAAGCGTATTCCTGTAACTGAAGATATGCTGAAATCAATTAGAAAAGCAGGTATCATGCAGATTCTTGCCCTCACCAATTTTGATTTTCCTGCAGAATTCTTTCAGAAAGAAGTAATGATGCTTAGCAGTTCCACTGATCTGCAGGACAAAGGAACCCATCTTGAAGGAGAGATAAGTGGAATATCTGCCAGGAATATACCCGACTGGTTTAAAGGGTACTACCGTCCGGGAGATGAAATATCTGCCCTGAATAACTGGGACGATCGGGTGGAACAGATTGCTAAAAATGCAAAAGACTGGGATGTTGGCGCACTTAGTGGCATACCTTCCTGGAATGAATTGATGTTGAAGAAAATCATTGAATATCATGGGCTTAAACATATTCATGAAATCTGGCCAAACCTAAGCGTATTCGCCTCCGGAGGTGTGGCTTTCCAGCCATACCGTAAAAGCTTTGAGGCCCTGCTGGGCAAGCCAATCACCGTTATCGATACCTACCTGGCATCAGAAGGTTTTATCGCCTATCAGTCCAGGCCAAATAAAGAGATGGCCATGCGGCTGGTAATTAACAATGGGATTTATTTTGAATTTGTACCTTTCATCGATGAGAATATTGATGATAACGGCAATGTTGTACAGGGTGCAAAATCATTTACACTGGAAGAAGTAGAAGAAGGGGTTGATTATGCACTGATTATTTCTACAGTAGCCGGAGCCTGGCGCTACATGATTGGTGATACGGTTCGCTTCATCAATAAAGAAAAAGCTGAAATCATTATTTCAGGCCGCACCAAGCATTTTCTGAATGTAGTTGGGTCTCAGCTGTCTGTTATGAAAATGAACGACGCTATGAAACACCTGGAAGATACTTTTGATGTTTCCATTCCGGAATTTACAGTAGCGGCAGTAAAGCCGGAGGGGGAGTACATTCACCACTGGTATTTAGGTGTGAATGGTGAAGTGGATGTTAATAAACTTACAGAAGCCCTGGACGAATATTTAAAAGAATCTAATAAAAATTATGGTGTAGCCAGAAATCAGGCTCTAAAAGGGGTTAAGGTAGATGCAATTACACCAGAGGTATTTTATAGCTGGAACGAACGTGAAAAGAAAAAAGGTGGCCAGGTAAAAATGCCGCGTGTGATGAAAGAAGAAGAATTTCAGGAGTGGCAAAAGTTTGTAAAAACAACCCGCACCTGA